The Canis lupus baileyi chromosome 28, mCanLup2.hap1, whole genome shotgun sequence genome has a segment encoding these proteins:
- the SLC7A13 gene encoding LOW QUALITY PROTEIN: solute carrier family 7 member 13 (The sequence of the model RefSeq protein was modified relative to this genomic sequence to represent the inferred CDS: inserted 5 bases in 3 codons; deleted 3 bases in 2 codons; substituted 2 bases at 2 genomic stop codons), whose translation MRWRRYSSRGSWSVPAWIKKIQLQRMFGYCLGTRFLIVNIIGVGIFVAPKGVLKXTCMNVGLSLCIWPVCALLSMMTTXCSAEIGITFPRSGAHYYFLKRCFGNLISFLNLWTALFLGPGLAASQALLLAVYSIEPFYPICFVPKLPKKCLALAILWTVGILNSCGVKEVTWLQTASLVLKMAILGLISLSGVVLLVRGRKENVENFQDSFDTEFPEASQFIEAVFQGYFAFSGGGCFTFMAGELKKPRKMIPRCIFTALPLVTIIYLXVSISYLTVLIPKEILSSDAVAIMWTDRVIPSLTXVIPCSMSASIFSNLLVNVFEYSRVTCMPGQEGQLPLLFNMLNLHSSPFVSVLVLVTMASMAIVSTNLXLINYLYFVVSIWSVLSMIGILKLRYQEPNLPRPYKVKESLLIIEKEKEISKNLGA comes from the exons tggataaagaagatacaacTTCAAAGAATGTTTGGATATTGCTTGGGCACAAGGTTTTTAATTGTTAATATAATTGGTGTAGGAATTTTTGTGGCCCCAAAAGGGGTATTGAA GACTTGCATGAATGTGGGGCTCTCCCTGTGTATTTGGCCTGTCTGTGCCCTGTTGTCCATGATGACCAC TTGCTCAGCAGAGATAGGTATCACCTTCCCACGCAGTGGAGCTCACTACTATTTTCTCAAAAGATGTTTTGGCAACTTGATCTCTTTCCTGAATCTCTGGACAGCTTTGTTTCTGGGGCCAGGGTTAGCTGCCAGCCAAGCCCTACTCCTCGCTGTGTACAGCATCGAGCCT TTTTATCCCATCTGCTTTGTTCCAAAGCTGCCAAAGAAATGTCTGGCATTAGCCATATTGTGGACTGTGGGAATTCTGAATTCTTGTGGTGTGAAAGAGGTGACTTGGCTTCAGACAGCCAGCCTAGTGCTGAAAATGGCCATACTCGGCCTTATTTCCCTGAGTGGAGTGGTGCTGCTggtgagaggaaggaaggagaatgtAGAAAACTTTCAGGACTCTTTTGATACTGAGTTTCCTGAAGCCTCCCAGTTTATAGAAGCTGTTTTCCAAggatattttgctttttcaggCGGGGGATGTTTTACATTTATGGC AGGGGAGTTGAAGAAACCCAGAAAGATGATTCCAAGATGCATATTTACTGCATTACCTCTGGTGACTATCATATATCTATAGGTTAGTATTTCCTACCTGACTGTTCTGATACCCAAGGAAATTCTCTCTTCAG ATGCTGTGGCTATAATGTGGACTGACAGAGTTATCCCCTCATTAACGTGAGTTATTCCTTGTAGTATGTCTGCCTCAATATTTAGCAACCTTCTGGTTAATGTATTTGAATACTCAAGAGTGACATGTATGCCTGGCCAAGAGGGCCAACTGCCTTTGTTATTTAATATGCTTAATCTTCACTCCTCTCCATTTGTATCTGTGCTAGTACTTGTCACTATGGCATCCATGGCTATTGTCTCTACAAACC ATCTGATAAACTATCTTTATTTTGTAGTTTCTATTTGGTCTGTA TTGTCAATGATAGGAATACTAAAACTGCGATACCAAGAGCCCAATCTACCTAGACCTTATAAGGTAAAA gaGAGCCTTTTAAtcatagaaaaggaaaaggaaataagcaaaaatttagGAGCATAA